The nucleotide sequence GCTGATGAAATTGAACCAGTTGAAGCTGATTTCTGGCAGCAGGTTCACGAGTTGAATCAAGGCAGTGACTGGACCAAATGGCAATGGCCAGCAGAACTGGAAAGCTTAAAAGCCAAAGCCAAGGCAGTTGGCCTTTGGAATATGTTTCTCCCTTGTCCTGAGCTTGGCCAGGGTTTATCAGTTCAGGAATATGCGCATATTGCCGAACTTTCCGGTCGTAGCCTGATTGCACCAGTGGTATTTAACTGTAATGCGCCAGATAGCGGCAATATGGAAGTATTGTGGCGTTATGGTTCTGAAGAACAGAAACAGCAATGGCTGATGCCACTTTTAGAAGGAAAAATCCGTTCGGTCTTTTGTATGACTGAACCTGCAGTCGCATCCAGTGATGCGACCAATATGCAGGCAACGGCGATGGTGGAAGGTGATGAGATTGTTCTCAATGGCCGTAAATGGTGGTCATCAGGTCTAGGCGATCCAAATGCCAAAATCATTATTTTTATGGCGCATACTCCAGATGAAACAAAAGACCGTCATCATCAGCATTCGATGGTTTTAGTTCCTGTGGATACTGCCGGCGTTAAAATCGAACGCATGCTACCTGTATTTGGTGACTACGATGCACCACATGGCCATGGTGAAGTTAGCTTTGAAAATGTCCGCGTTCCGGTAGCGAATTTTATTGGTGGCGCCGGTCAGGGCTTTGAAATTGCCCAAGGTCGTTTAGGACCAGGCCGTATTCATCATTGCATGCGCTGTATCGGGGCTGCGGAAAAATCCTTAGAGTTGATGATTGACCGAGGCATGAGCCGGACAGCATTTGGCAAAGAGATTTTAAAACTTGGCGGCAATCTGGAACGTGTCGCGGAAGCCCGGGTTGCAATTGATCAGGCACGCCTTTTGACCTTGTATGCCGCCTATAAAATGGATACTTTAGGGAATATGGCGGCACTGACTGAAATTTCTGCAATTAAAGTCGTTGCGCCAAGTGTGCTGGAAAAAGTTGTCGATATGGCAATCCAGATCCACGGCGGTGCCGGTGTCTCTCGTGATACGCCACTGACCGGATTCTTTGCCCAGGCACGTGCCTTACGTTTGGCTGATGGCCCGGATGAAGTGCATAAGGGCATGATTGCCAAACTGGAACTGGCAAAACGTGGCTACAGTACACGCCACAAAAAATAAACTGGCTTAAATAGAAGATTGCAACGTATTAAAAAATTTTAAGGAAAAATTATGGCGGTTATTGATGTAGGTGGAGCAGTTCGTGCAGGTGAAGAACTGGATGTACAAGCCATCACCAATTGGCTAATTCAGCAAAATGTGAATGTTGAAGGCCCTGTGCAAGTGACCCAATATTCAGGCGGAGCTTCAAACTGGACCTACCGTTTACAGTATACCAATGCCGATCTAATTTTACGTCGTCCGCCGCAAGGTACCAAAGCCAAATCAGCCCATGATATGGCACGTGAATATCATGTACAAAAAGCCTTGTCTGAACATTATCCGGTGGTGCCTGAAATGGTGGCGCTTTGTCAGGATGAATCAGTGATTGGCTGTGATTTCTATGTCATGAAACGTCTGGAAGGAATTATCCCTCGCGCCAAAATGCCACCTGAGCTGCAGCTTACTGAATCCGATATCCGGATTTTATGTATCAATGTGATTGATAAACTGATCGAACTGCATCAGGTTCCTTATGTTGGTACTGAATTGGAAAAATTAGGCAAGGGTGA is from Acinetobacter lwoffii and encodes:
- a CDS encoding acyl-CoA dehydrogenase family protein, which encodes MFELSARAQDYLNRTKKFIADEIEPVEADFWQQVHELNQGSDWTKWQWPAELESLKAKAKAVGLWNMFLPCPELGQGLSVQEYAHIAELSGRSLIAPVVFNCNAPDSGNMEVLWRYGSEEQKQQWLMPLLEGKIRSVFCMTEPAVASSDATNMQATAMVEGDEIVLNGRKWWSSGLGDPNAKIIIFMAHTPDETKDRHHQHSMVLVPVDTAGVKIERMLPVFGDYDAPHGHGEVSFENVRVPVANFIGGAGQGFEIAQGRLGPGRIHHCMRCIGAAEKSLELMIDRGMSRTAFGKEILKLGGNLERVAEARVAIDQARLLTLYAAYKMDTLGNMAALTEISAIKVVAPSVLEKVVDMAIQIHGGAGVSRDTPLTGFFAQARALRLADGPDEVHKGMIAKLELAKRGYSTRHKK